ACGGGGGATGGTGCGCAGAGCACCACGTTCCAGAAGAACTCTGTCTGGGGTGTTCACCTCACCTTTGGCCGAAGCCGCGCTTCGAGGGACCATGGTGTGCGAAACATCGTGTTCCTGAGTGTCCCCTCTGCCATCCTGAGGTCTCTGAACTGTCCACCACTTCGGATGTTTTGCCGGTAGACTTTGAGAGGGCCTCTCGGGAGTCAGATAGTCCGATCAACCCTGACTGTACCCTTCATCGTCGTCTAGTTCAGATTGCCTCTGCAGACGTGTTGATGCGATTGGGTGTGGAGGTCGCGCCGGTAACCCGAGGCACGCTGCGAGAGGCCATCGAGGCCCAAGGACGCGTGGAACTCGGTTTCGGAAGCGCAGTGTGTATTAGCGCACCTTTTTCAGGTATAGTTCGCCACATCACCCGGCAGGAGGGAGATTCTGTGAGAAGAGGTGACCCCCTCCTCGAGCTGGAAGCCCCTGAGTTGGCTAACTGGCGCGGCGATGGGCGGAAGGCTGCTCAACTGGTGCAATTGCGGCGTGCTCAGATGGAACGATTCACGTCGCTCAAGGGACTCACGATTTCAGCGCGCACAGTGGATGAAGCCATCGCGCAATGGGAGCAGGCGTGTTTGACGCAGTGGATCATTCAGGAAAAACTCAACTGGGTTTCCAGGACTGCCGCTCAACCCGAGGATGATCCATCCCGTACCACGCAGCTTGGGGTTGGCCCGAGGCCGATGTCGGCTTCTTCTCAGTTTCTTCCCCCAAGCGAACATTCATCGGGCGGAGATCCATTGCTGTCGCTTCATTCGCCGTTGGACGGTCGGGTGTTGTCATGCTTTGTGGGCCCGGGGCAGCATGTCGTTGCGGGGCAGCCCTTGATGACCGTGGGTGATCCAAACCAGCTCATGCTCACCGTGTGGATTCGTCCGGAAGATGTCTCCCGGGTTCGCCCAGGCCAGCAGGTCATTTTCCAGCACAGTGGTCATGTTACACCGGACAGGGGTGAGGTTGTCGCAGTGAGTCCTTTAATCGACGAGCGCACCCGCTTGGTGGCCGTGTGGACAACGCTGGATCCAGCCGAAAAGGAGAATCACGTGGGAACAGCAGGTCGGGCGGAAATTCTCATTGCCGAAGAGCGGGACGTCATCATGGTGCCGGAATCGGCCATCCACTGGGAGGGTGACTGTTTTGTCGTGTTTGTTCGCGACCTAGATTTCGACCAATTGCCTTACAAAGTCTTCCATGTCCGCAAGGTTCGCATTGGAAGAAAAACTTGGCACGGGGGGCAGGAAATGAGGGAAATCCTCGCGGGGCTGCTGCCGGGCGAAGTTGTTGCCACCACTCGTAGCTTTGTGCTGCGGGGGGCGCTCTTGGAAGAGCGACTGGGGGCCGGTTGCGCCGAGCACAACGACTGATTCCGGGGACAAACGGATCACCGGGACGCGCCAGGAGCGGAGATTGACAAGGTAGAATCACATGCTTGAGCGGCTCATAACATGGTGCCTGCAAAACCGTTTTCTTGTGGTACTGGCCGGAGTTGTGATCGCCGGTGTGGGCAGCTTTTCGCTGCTCCATTTGGACGTCGATGCCTTTCCCGACACAACCCCAGTTCAGGTTCAGGTGAACACGGTGGCTCCCGCCCTTGGCCCCGAAGAGGTGGAACGTCAAATCACAATCCCGCTGGAGCAGGTATTTGCCGGTCTTCCGCAGTTGCAGCTCCTGCGATCAATCTCCAAGTTCGGCCTTTCCCAAATTGTGCTCACTTTTCGGGACGGAACAGACATGAAGTGGGCACGCCAGATGGTCGCCGAGCGGTTGACCATGGTTGAGCTTCCCGAGGGAATCGAGCGTCCCACGCTGGGGCCGATCTCCACCGGATTGGGAGAGATCTTCCATTATGTGGTCACCCTTAAGAATTGGGATCCGGCAAATGCCACGCCGGATGAGCGAGTCCAAAAACTCACGTACCTGCGGACACTCCAGGACTGGGTGATCAAACCCAAGCTGCTGGCGGTTCCCGGCGTGACTGAAGTTAACTCCTGGGGAGGATATAAGAAGCAATACGAAGTCCGCCCTGATCCCCAGAAACTTCTTCATTTCAATGTCACACTGGAGGACGTCATTCGAGCCCTCGAAGCCAACAATCAGAATGTTGGAGCCGGCGTCGTCCGCCAGTACGGGGAGAGCGTCTTGGTCCAGGGCATAGGCCGGATTACAAACGAAGAACAACTCCGGCAGATTGGCGTGATTTCTCGAGATGGCGTGCCCGTTCGTATTGGCGATATCGCCGAGGTCACAGTCGGTTACGAAATTCGCCGCGGAGCGGTTACGGCGAATGGTAAGGGAGAGGCTGTCCTCGGCCTGTGTTTCATGCTGATGGGAGAAAACAGCCACGAAGTGTGCGCTGCCATTCGGAAACGGCTGGAGGAGATAAAGGCCATTTTGCCCCCGGACGTCGATGTCCACACTGTTTACGACCGTACGGAATTAGTCAATTACGTCCTCGAAACTGTGCGGAAAAACGCGTTTGAGGGCGCTCTGCTGGTAATTGCCGTGCTGTTCCTTTTTCTGGGCAATCTCCGGGCGGCCGCTATCGTGGCTCTGGCCATCCCCCTTTCCATGCTGGTTGCGTTTACAGGAATGCTTAAATTCGGAATCGCGATCAGTCTTCTCAGCCTGGGAGCGATCGACTTCGGCATGGTGGTGGACAGTTCCGTGGTGATGGTGGAAAACTGCGTCCGCCATGTCGCCAAGGGCGATCTCGGGCGTGGGTCGATGGTGGATCTCGTTCGGCAGGCTGCCATTGAAGTCCGGAAACCCACGCTGTTTGGCGAGATGATCATCATGATCGTTTATCTTCCGATTCTTGCTCTCGAGGGGATAGAAGGAAAAATGTTCCGCCCCATGGCTCTGACGGTCATATTTTGTTTGTTTGGAGCCCTCGTGCTGTCTCTGACGTTGATGCCCGTGTTGGCGAGCATCGTGCTCCCGCACCGCATCCAGCATCGAGAGCCGCTGGCGATCCGCTTGGTGAAGCTTGTCTATAGGCCTTTTCTCAGCTTTTCCACCCATTATCCGGGCGTGGTGTTGGCCATCGCGATTCCGTTTGTGGTTTTCGTGCTGGCTGGAATCGGCCCACGACTGGGCAGCGAGTTTTTGCCGAAGTTGTCCGAAGGGTCTTTTACCATCAATGTGGTGCGGTTGACTGGCACAAGCCTGGAAGACTCCATTTCGCTCAACACACGTATGGAAAAAATGCTTCTTGAG
This is a stretch of genomic DNA from Thermogutta terrifontis. It encodes these proteins:
- a CDS encoding efflux RND transporter periplasmic adaptor subunit, which codes for MKLQHSTSDSMGTERDQKARVRQAHRRRTIPAILSFAGLFILGLTISAVLLRSGIGPHVIRQLQIVVTRISHERSDVDHAHGGWCAEHHVPEELCLGCSPHLWPKPRFEGPWCAKHRVPECPLCHPEVSELSTTSDVLPVDFERASRESDSPINPDCTLHRRLVQIASADVLMRLGVEVAPVTRGTLREAIEAQGRVELGFGSAVCISAPFSGIVRHITRQEGDSVRRGDPLLELEAPELANWRGDGRKAAQLVQLRRAQMERFTSLKGLTISARTVDEAIAQWEQACLTQWIIQEKLNWVSRTAAQPEDDPSRTTQLGVGPRPMSASSQFLPPSEHSSGGDPLLSLHSPLDGRVLSCFVGPGQHVVAGQPLMTVGDPNQLMLTVWIRPEDVSRVRPGQQVIFQHSGHVTPDRGEVVAVSPLIDERTRLVAVWTTLDPAEKENHVGTAGRAEILIAEERDVIMVPESAIHWEGDCFVVFVRDLDFDQLPYKVFHVRKVRIGRKTWHGGQEMREILAGLLPGEVVATTRSFVLRGALLEERLGAGCAEHND
- a CDS encoding efflux RND transporter permease subunit gives rise to the protein MLERLITWCLQNRFLVVLAGVVIAGVGSFSLLHLDVDAFPDTTPVQVQVNTVAPALGPEEVERQITIPLEQVFAGLPQLQLLRSISKFGLSQIVLTFRDGTDMKWARQMVAERLTMVELPEGIERPTLGPISTGLGEIFHYVVTLKNWDPANATPDERVQKLTYLRTLQDWVIKPKLLAVPGVTEVNSWGGYKKQYEVRPDPQKLLHFNVTLEDVIRALEANNQNVGAGVVRQYGESVLVQGIGRITNEEQLRQIGVISRDGVPVRIGDIAEVTVGYEIRRGAVTANGKGEAVLGLCFMLMGENSHEVCAAIRKRLEEIKAILPPDVDVHTVYDRTELVNYVLETVRKNAFEGALLVIAVLFLFLGNLRAAAIVALAIPLSMLVAFTGMLKFGIAISLLSLGAIDFGMVVDSSVVMVENCVRHVAKGDLGRGSMVDLVRQAAIEVRKPTLFGEMIIMIVYLPILALEGIEGKMFRPMALTVIFCLFGALVLSLTLMPVLASIVLPHRIQHREPLAIRLVKLVYRPFLSFSTHYPGVVLAIAIPFVVFVLAGIGPRLGSEFLPKLSEGSFTINVVRLTGTSLEDSISLNTRMEKMLLETFPDEIREVWSRIGTAEVATDPMGIELTDIYVMLRPRTQWKKARTQDELRQKIEEVLRVIPGQRLAFSQPIELRMNELIHGVRSDLGIKIFGDDYDILLEKAAQIETILKQIPGSADVATEQVTGQPALELSVRQDEIARYGLSGEAVLRSVQALSGYKVGTVVEGDYRFPLVVAFHPSYREHPDKLSQLILKTPAGHSIPLARLVEIHRRETPATITREWGQRRVTVTCNIRGRDMGSFVAEARRRINEEVLPTLPSARYFITFGGQFENFERAFMRLALVVPLALGLVLFLLYLTYHNIIDVLRVFTGVPFGWVGGVLALWFRDMPLSVSAVIGFVALSGIAVLDDMLLVSTIRQLRQNGLSVSQAVQEAAIIRLRPVLMTTLVASLGFLPMALSTGQGAEVQRPLATVVIGGVIGAMVMSLLVLRALYLVFDGIAHAIFQFCTRVLGVNPEATARWLGLDVELSAQQSRFGAPREDAPQATDSRAQDAVAASAGRGSDVQDLA